The sequence TGGTGCTCCGCGCTGCAGCGCTACGCACCCCCCGGCGGCTCCGCCGCCGGGGCCCCCGAACTCGGGGTTAATCATGGACTTCGCGCCGCTGCTTCGCCGGCTCATAGCCGGCGCTCGTCTCTCTCAAACGGAGAGCGCCGAGATGATCGGCGCAATCTTCGACGCTGAGCTCACGCCGGCTCAGGGTGCGGGTTTGCTCGTTGCACTCGCTTGCCGCGGCGAAGATATCGACGAAATCATCGGAGCGGCGCGGGCGATGCGCGAGCGCAGCCTGCACGTCGAGCACGGACTACCGGACGTGGTCGACGTCGTCGGCACCGGCGGCGACGGCGCGAATACGATCAACATCTCGACGATGGCCGCGCTTGTCACGGCTGCGGCCGGAATTCCCGTTGCGAAACACGGCAACCGCGCCGCGTCGAGCGCGTGCGGAAGCGCGGATGTGCTCGAGGCGACCGGCTTACCGATCGACCTGGCCCCCGACCGGGCTGCCCGCATGCTGCGCGAAGCGAAATTTACGTTCATGTTCGCGCCGCGCTACCACCCGGCAATGAAGAACGCAGCGCCGATCCGGCGCGAGCTCGGCATACGCACGCTCTTCAACATCTTAGGCCCGCTCACCAACCCCGCCTCGGCGAGCATCCAGGTCGTGGGCGTCGCGCGCGCCGATCTTCTGGAGCCGCTGGCGGCCGTGCTCCGGGGATTGGGGGTTCGGCGGGGTGCCATCGTGCACGGCGAGAACGGAATAGACGAGGTCGCGGGCGATGTACCGACCGCGGTGTATTCGTTCGGCGAAGAAGGGGGCCGGCGCTGGAGGCTCGATCCGGCAGACTTTGGAATCGCGGCGCCGCTAAGCGCAATCGTCGGCGCATCGGTTGAAGACGCGCGCCATGCATTTCTTTCGATTTTGGGCGGGGAACGATCGCCCCGTGCGGAGGTCGTCGCCCTCAACGCGGCGCTGGTCCTGCACGTCGTCGGCGAGGAACCGATGAAACCCGCACTCGAGCATGCGCGCTCGATTCTCGCCTCGGGTGCGGCGTTACGGACCTACGAGCGCGCAAAGGAGCTGGCCACCGATGGCTGAGGACGTACTCAAGAAAATCTACGCGGCGAAGGCTGCGCACCTCGAACGCGAAATGGCGCGCGAACCGTACGAGCAGATTCGCGAGCGTGCGCTGGCGACCGTAGCGTCGCGCCGCCATCTTCTCGCCCTGCTTCGTGCCCGCAGCGGTGACGCCATCATCACCGAGATCAAGCGCGCTTCACCATCGGCCGGTTTGATCGCACGCGATTTCGATCCGGTCGCGATCGCTATGACCTATCAGCGCGCCGGAGCCGACGCGATCAGCGTGCTCACCGAGAGCGATCACTTCCTGGGCGATCTCGGTTTTTTGACCGCGGTACGCGCAGCCAGCTCGCTGCCGATTCTGCGCAAAGACTTTCTCACCGTACCCTATCAAGTCGCGCAGTCGGCCGCCTACGGCGCCGATGCGATCCTGCTCATCGTTTCGGGGCTGAGCGACGAACAGATCCGCGCGGCGCTGGACGAGGCGCGCGTCTATCAACTGGACGCGCTCGTCGAGGTTCACGACACGCGCGAGCTCGAACGCGCGCTCGCGCTCGGGGTCGAATTCGTCGGTGTCAACAACCGCAGTCTGCGCACGATGACGACGGATCTCGCGGTCAGCGAGCACCTACTTCCGCGCGTTCCGCCATACGTCTTCGCGATCAGTGAAAGCGGGATGCGCGGCCACGAAGACATCGAGCGTCTGCGGCGGGCCGGGGCGCGCGGTTTTCTGATCGGTGAGGCACTGATGCGCGCGGATGATCCCGCCGCCCTGATCGCTTCCCTCAAACATGTCCACGCGCATTAAATTCTGCGGCTGCAGCACCTGGGCCGACGTGACGCTGGCGATCGACACCGGGGCCGATGCGGTCGGCATGATCTTCGCGCCCTCCCCGCGCGGCATCGATTCCAACGCTGCCGCCGAGATCGCGCAGCGCATCGGCACGAGCATCGTTGCAGTCGGCGTGTTCGTGGATCCCTCGATAGAGGACGTCGAGCGCGCTCGTTGGCTGTTTCCGCATCTGGTGGTCCAGCTTTCCGGAAACGAATCGCCGGAATTTGTGCGTGCGGTCGGCGAGCCGGTGGTGAAGGGGATTCACGTCGGCGAGCACGACGGCGTGCAAGAGCTCAGGACCCTCTGCGACCGCTACGCGCCGGCGATGCCGCTCTTCGATACCAAGGTCGACGGGATGTACGGGGGCACCGGACGCACGTTTCCCTGGCCCGTCGCCGCGTCGATTGCGCGTTCGCGCGACATCGTGGTCGCCGGAGGGCTCACGCCCGAAAACGTCGGCGACTGTATTCGTACGGTGCGACCCGCGTGGGTCGACGTGCGCAGCGGTATCGAAAGCGGGGGCCGGAAGGACGCGCTCAAGATGGAGCGATTCGTTGCGGCGGTACGCGAGGCCGATGAAGCCTGACGCGCGCGGCTACTTCGGCGCGTTCGGCGGCCGCTTCGTTCCGGAAGTCCTGATCGACGCGCTGGAGTCGCTCGAGCGCGAAATGAACCGCGCCTTCGCCGATCCGCAGTTCTGGCGCGAATACGAGGAAACGCTACGCGACTTCGTCGGCCGTCCGTCGCCGCTCTACACGGCGGAACGCTATCTCGCGGATCGGCGCGTGCCGTTGTCGATCAAACGCGAGGATCTCAATCACACCGGCGCGCACAAAATCAACAACACCGTCGGACAAGCGCTCCTCGCGCGCAGGATGAGAAAGCGTCGGCTGATCGCCGAGACCGGTGCCGGCCAGCACGGCGTCGCCACCGCGACCGTGGGCGCAAAGTTTGGGTTCCCCGTCGACGTCTATATGGGTGCGGTCGACGTCGAGCGCCAAGCGCTCAACGTCTACATCATGAACCTGCTTGGTGCGCGGGTGCACCCGGTGACCGGCGGCACGCGGACGCTCAAGGACGCAACCAACGAAGCCTTTCGCGTGTGGGCGGCGCAGGTTGAAGATACGTTCTATGTGATCGGCAGTGTCGTCGGCGCGCATCCATATCCCTACATGGTTCGCGAATTCCAAAAAGTGATCGGCATCGAAGCGCGGGCGCAATGCCTCGAGCGCTATGGGCGTCTACCCAGCGACGTGATCGCGTGTGTCGGCGGCGGAAGCAACGCGATGGGAATTTTCGCCGGCTTTCTCGACGACCCGCAGGTACGGCTTTGGGGCGTCGAAGCTGCGGGCGAAGGAATCGCGAGCGGAAGAACCGCGGCCTCGCTGGCAGCCGGAAGCATCGGCGTGCTGCACGGTTCGCGTTCGTATCTCCTGCAGAGCGCGCAAGGACAAGTGCTCGATACGCATTCGATCAGCGCCGGCTTGGATTACCCCGGCGTCGGACCGGAACACGCATTTCTCAAAGAGAGCGGGCGCGCAAGCTACGTTCCGGTGAGCGACGACCAGGCGCTGGAGGCGTTCCATGTATTCTCACGTGCGGAGGGCATCATTCCGGCGCTCGAAAGCGCGCACGCACTCGCGTTCGCGAAAGAATTGGCCGCGGAGCGCAGCTCCGACGACCTGATTCTCGTCAATCTGTCGGGACGCGGCGACAAAGACATCGCGCAGGTTCGAGGCATGCAGCGTGCTTGAAGCGCTCTTCAAACGCGCGCGCGACGCCGGGCGGGCGGCGTTCGTTCCCTACGTGATGGCGGGCGATCCGGATGCCGCTACGACGCTCGCCGTCCTGGCCGCGCTCACGCAGAGCGGCGCCGACGCGATCGAGCTGGGGATACCGTACGGCGATCCGCTGGCGGACGGTCCGACGGTCGCCGCCGCCGGGCAGCGCGCGTTGGCTGCGGGAACGACGATTGACTCGGTCCTGGAGCTGGTTCGCGAACATCACGATCGCGGAGGGGCGCCGGCAATCCTCTTTACCTATTTCAATCCGGTCTATCACTACGGCATCTCACGTTTCGCGCAACGCACCGCGGATGCCGGCGCGTGCGGCGCGATCGTGCCCGACATCGCGCTGGAAGAGGGCGGTGAGCTCAGGGCTTCGCTGGCTGAAAACGGATTGGACATGCCGCTGCTCGTCGCCCCGTCGACCAAGCCCGAGCGCGCCAAGCGCATCGCGGAGCAAAGCACCGGTTTCATGTATGTCGTATCGCGCCTAGGCGTCACCGGCGCCGGCACGCAGCCCGCGATCGATGCGCTGCGCTCTCAGATCGAGATGTTGCGCACGTTCACCGATACGCCGCTCGCCGTGGGTTTCGGCGTGAGTTCAGCCGAGCACGTCCGCGCCGTCGCACGTCTCGCCGACGGTTTTATCGTCGGCAGCGCGCTGATCGATGCCTACGCCGGAACACGAGGAGAAGAGGCTGCGGACCACGTGCGGGCCTTCGTCGAGCCCCTCATCGCCGCCGCTAAAGGACTTTGCGCATGAGGATCGCGTCCCACGCTTCGCCGCTCGCGCGCGAGATGCGCGCCGCCTGAGCGTCGATCTCGACGAATCCGAACGAACGATAGAGCGCGAGTGCGCGCTCGTTATGCGGAAAAACCAGCAGCGCAATGTGTGGGATTCCACGCTCCCGTGCCCAGGTCACGAGCCGATCGAGCAGGGCGCGGCCGATTCCCATGCCGCGATAGCGCTCGTCGACCAACATGCCGATCGTGTGACCGTAAGGATCATGCCGGTATTCGGTGATCACGCCGACGATCTGCCCGCCGGTGTGCGCGACGAACATGCCGTTGCCGTTGCCGAGCGAGAAACCGAACATGTCTTGGTACTTCTCGCGGTCGTACCCCGGCTCGGTGCCGATCCAGAGCCGTTCGGCCGCAACCGCATCGAAAAGCAAGAGCACGGCGGGGATATCGCCGTGCTCCATGGGCCGAATCGCGAAATCGGGCATGCCTTACACCGCTGCGGCAGCAGTTCCCAGTTGGAAGCGTTCGTCGGCGTCGTCGCTGATGTACTTTCCGATCGCGAGCGACGAGGTCGCCGCGGGCGAGGGCGCGTTGCGCACGTGCATCGTCCCCTCGTCGCCTTCAAAGACGAAGTCGTCGACCTGCGTTCCATCAGCCATCATCGCCTGCGCGCGCACCCCGGACGGGCCGGAGAGCGTATCCGACACCTGTAACTCGGGAATGTACCGCTGCAGCGCTTTGACGTAGGCACTGCGCAGCACGTCCCGGTACATCTCGCCCATGCCGGTCGAGAAATACTTACTCGCGAGCTTGATGAATCCCGGATACGTCAGCGTTTCGAGCAAATCGCCCGGGTTGATCGTGGTGAACGAATACCCTTCGCGAGCGAAGGCGAGCACGGCATTGGGTCCAAGCCAGATGTCGCCGTTCATCCGCGGTGTGAAGTGCACGCCCAAAAACGGAAAGTTCGGGTCGGGAACCGGATAGATGTTGCCCTTGACCAGATAGCGCTTCTCGGGCTTGAGGATCAGGTAGTCGCCGCGAAACGGAACGATCTTGGGGTCGCTCTTGCCGCCGGTCATCCTGGCGAGGCGATCGGACTGCAGGCCGCCGCAGGTGATCACGTAGCGCGCCTGGTAGTCGCCGTGCGTCGTTGCCAGCGCTACGGCGCCGCCTCTGCGCTCGATCCCGCGCACCTCGCGACCGGTAACGATCTCGCCGCCCATCGCGCGGACGTCGTCGCCGTAGGAGCGCGCGACTTCGCCGTAATCGACGATTCCGGTAACCGGCAAGAAGATTGCCTTGATGCCGCGGCAATGCGGCTCACGTTCGCGAATGCCGGCCGCATCGACGATCTCGAGGCTCTCGATGCCGTTGGCCACACCGCGATCGAAGAGCCCTTGCAACAGCGGAAGTTCGCGTTCTTCGGTCGCGACGATGAGCTTGCCGACGCTGCGGTATGGGATGCCTTTGGCATCACAATAGGCCCAGAGCGCGCGCCGGCCTTCGACACAGAGTTTCGCTTTGAGCGAACCGGGCTTATAGTAGATGCCCGAATGAATCACGCCGCTGTTGTGCCCGGTCTGATGCGTGGCGAGCAGCTCTTCTTTTTCGAGCAAGACGAGCTTGAGGTGCGGGTGGCGCATAAGCAATTCCCGCGCTGTGGCTAGGCCAACGATGCCGCCGCCGACGATCGCGATGTCGTAGGTCATATGGCGAAGATTCTCGCACCCCCGCCGAGCAGCCCGCTAGCGGAATTGTCAGACCAAGGCAGCCCGGCCCGGGGCGGGGAAATCTCGCAGCATGACCACCACACTCGAGCGCACCACGCCACCCTTTAAGAATGAAGTCGTCAAGTCGTTTGCCGATCCGGCCGACGCGGCCGCCATGCGGGCCGCCCTCGCCGCGGTCAAGGAACGCTTCGGACGGCATTACCCCCTCGTCATCGACGGCGAGAAGATCGAGACCGAGAAGACGATCCGCTCGCTCAACCCCGCTCGCCCGAGCCAGGTCGTCGGCCTGACCAGCTCGGCATCAAAGGAGCAAGCGAACGCCGCCATCGCGGCCGCAGCGCGCGCGTTCGATTCTTGGAAACGCACGAGCGCGCGCGAACGCGCCGCCTTCCTCTTCGAGGCGGCCGCGAAATTGCGCGAGCGGCGCTACGAATACGACGCGCTGCTGGTCTATGAGGTCGGAAAGAGCTGGCCCGAGGCCGACGGCGACATCGCCGAGGCAATCGATTTTCTCGAATACTACGCCCGCGAAGCGCTGCGCTTCGCGGAGCCGCAGCCGGTCGTGCCGATCGAAGGCGAACGCAACGAGATGGTCTACATTCCGCTCGGCGTCGGCGCGGTGATCCCGCCCTGGAACTTCGCCGGGGCGATCATGATGGGCATGACCTCGGCCGCGATCGTTGCCGGCAACACGGTCGTTCTCAAACCGTCGAGCGATTCGGCGATCATCGCCGCATGGTTCGTCGACTTGTTGCACGAGATCGGTTTGCCCAAAGGCGTCGTAAACTTCATCCCCGGCTCGGGCAGCGTGATCGGCGACTTGATCGTCGGCCATCCGCAGATTCGTTTCATCTCGTTTACCGGATCGAAGGAAGTGGGCTTGCACATCAACGAGCTCGCCGCCAGACCGCAGCCGGGACAGAAGTGGATCAAACGCGTCGTCGCCGAGATGGGCGGAAAAGATTCGATCGTGGTCGCCGCCGACGCCAATCTCGAGGCCGCGGTCGAGGGCGTCGCCGTTTCGGCCTTCGGCTTCCAAGGGCAAAAGTGCTCGGCGTGTTCGCGCGCGATCGTCGACGCCAAGATTTACGATGAATTCGTGAGCAAGCTCAAAGAACGCGTCGCCAAGATCACCGTCGGTGATCCCGAGCAGCAATCCGTCTACATGGGTCCGGTCGTGAACGAAGCCGCCCTCGAGTCGATATCCGAATACATCGAGGTCGGCAAGAAAGAAGGCCGGCTCGTCGCCGGCGGCAAGCGTGTCGGCAGCGAGGGCTACTTCCTCGAGCCAACCGTGATCGCCGACGTCGACCCGCAGGCGCGGATCGCGCAGGAGGAGATCTTCGGGCCGGTCCTCGCCGTCATCAAAGCCCGAGACTTCGATCACGCGCTGGAAATCGCCAACAACACCGAGTTCGGCTTGACCGGATCGCTCTACACCACCGACGACGCGAAGATCGAACGCGCCAGGGAAGAGTTTTTCGTCGGCAACCTGTACTTCAATCGAAAGAGTACCGGCGCGTTCGTCGGCGTGCATCCCTTCGGCGGATTCAACATGTCGGGCACCGATAGTAAAGCCGGCGGTCCGGACTATCTGTTGCTGTTCATGCAGGCCAAATCGATGTCACGTAAGCTTTCCTAGGTACGTGAAGGAACTGCGACTCCAAGCCAAGGCGGACAAACGTGTCCGCCTTGGTCATAATTGGATCTTCTCGAACGAAGTCGCCAACGAGCACACGCCGCTCGCGGCTTTCACGCCGGGTGAGCTCGTGCGAGTGGTCGATGCGGGGCGCAACCCCGTCGGCATTGCGTATGTGAATCCGAACGCGTTGATCTGCGCCCGGATCCTCACGCGCGATGCCCGAGCCACGATCGACGTCGCCTGGTTCCAGGCGCGCGTGACACGCGCGCTTGCCCTTCGCGAACGGTTGTGCGGCGCGCCGTTTTACCGCTTGATCTACGGCGAGTCCGACGGCTTGCCGGGATTCATCGTCGATCGCTATGGCGAGGTTTGCGTCGCGCAGTTCAATACGGCGGGCGCGCTCGCACTGCGCGAGCCGTTCGTCACCGCGCTCACTGGGGCGATCGCTCCCAAGGGACTGCTCTTGCGCAACACCGGATCGACGCGAGCGCTGGAAGGCATCGAAGCGCTCGACCAAAGTCTGGGCGAGGTTCCCGATCGCATCGAGGTGATCGAGGGTGACATGCGGATCAGCGCGCCGCTGCGCGCCGGACAAAAGACCGGCTATTTCTACGATCAGCGCGACAACCGCGCGCGGCTGCGACGGTACGTGCGTTCGGGCGACGCGGTGCTCGACGTCTTTTCCTACGTCGGCGCCTGGGCCGTCTCGGCGTTGAAGGCTGGGGCGCGGAGCGTGACCTGCATCGATCAATCGGAAACCGCGCTGCACTATGCGGATGAGAACGCGCGCGCAATCGGTGGCGAAATCGACGGTCTAGCCGGCGATGCACTCGACGTGATGCAGGGCTTGCACGGCGAGCGCCGCCGCTACGACGTGGTGATTCTCGATCCGCCGGCGTTGATCAAACGGCGCAAGGAGGCGGCGCCCGGTGAGCGGCTCTACCAACGGCTGAACGAAGCAGCCCTGCGACTGCTGCGTGAGGACGGATTTCTCGTAACGTCGTCGTGCTCGTATCATCTTGCACCGGAGCGCTTGCAGCGAGCCGCCTTCGATGCGGCGCGCACGGTCGGGCGCCGCATGCAGATCTTGGAACGCCACGGCCACGCGCCGGATCATCCGGTACATCCGGCAATGCCGGAAACGGAGTATCTGAAGGCGCTCTTTCTGCGGGCGTAGGGTGAGAACGCGCGGTTGGAGCGCGCCGGCGATCGCCTTTACGGCTGTTGCGCCTTTACATTGACATCGACGGCCTTGACGTTTGAGCCGCTTTTTGAGCTGCTTTCAAATTTGATCTCGCACCTGCCGGGATGTTGCGCTCTCACTTCGAGCCTGATCTCTTCCCATTCCCCCGGTGAATCTGTAACCTTCACCGAGATCGGCTTGAGAATGTCCCGAGCCGAACCCGCGCCGGTGAAGCAGGTCGAGGACACGATGGTCAGATGCACCGGGAACCTTTCGTTGTCGGCGCTCGCCCGGATCACCACGCTTTCGCCGACCCGTAGATTCACGCTCGGCGGTGAGATCGAGATGGGCGCCGCCCCCGCGGCCGCGGGAATCAGTCCGGCAGCGAGACCGAACAAGGGAAGAAGTCGATGTCTCATGGGTGGGAAACGAACCAGCCAAGCGGTTTGTTTTCCGCCCTTCGGCGCGACGATGCTTGTATTATTAAGCAAACCAAGCATGAATCCCTGGGGCCCGGAGCGCCCACCGGAGCGCCGATCGACCTAGTATCCGGGGATCGTTTGTGGTACCCTGAGAGTCCGGGCCCGGCGGGTTGCCGACCTTTGTCGCGCCGCCGGAAAGAATCGGAATCGCCTTGACACGTGTCATGCGCTTCGATACTATAGCCGGGTTGGCTTGAAGTGCCCTTACTCCAAAGCGCGATCAGATGATGCGCGTTTTGGGTGAGAGCGCGCGCAAGTTCGCTCCTTGAAAACTGAACAGTGCAGCAGCAAATAAGTCTGTGGGTCTCCGACCTCTAAGACAAGGTCTAGTGAAGGTTCGCCGTAAGGCGAATCGTCCTAGGTCAAGTCTTTTGAGCATCGCGAGAACGTACAATTCTAGCTGCTTCCTTCGACGTAGCTCAGGATGACATGCCCGAGCTATGTTCCGGAAGCGATGCGACTCGCAATCGCATCTGAAAAAGCACAGCGAAATTTGAGAGCCGATCAGGCTCCATAAAAATTTTTATGGAGAGTTTGATCCTGGCTCAGGACTAACGCTGGCGGCGTGCCTAACACATGCAAGTCGAGCGATTCTCTTCGGAGAAGAGCGGCGGACGGGTGAGTAACGCGTGGGTAACCTGCCCTGTACACACGGATAACATACCGAAAGGTATGCTAATACGGGATAACATACTTTTATCGCATGGTAGAAGTATCAAAGCTCCGGCGGTACAGGATGGACCCGCGTCTGATTAGCTAGTTGGTAAGGTAATGGCTTACCAAGGCGACGATCAGTAGCCGACCTGAGAGGGTGATCGGCCACATTGGAACTGAGACACGGTCCAAACTCCTACGGGAGGCAGCAGTGGGGAATATTGCACAATGGGCGAAAGCCTGATGCAGCAACGCCGCGTGAGCGATGAAGGCCTTCGGGTCGTAAAGCTCTGTCCTCAAGGAAGATAATGACGGTACTTGAGGAGGAAGCCCCGGCTAACTACGTGCCAGCAGCCGCGGTAATACGTAGGGGGCTAGCGTTATCCGGAATTACTGGGCGTAAAGGGTGCGTAGGTGGTTTCTTAAGTCAGAAGTGAAAGGCTACGGCTCAACCGTAGTAAGCTTTTGAAACTAAGAGACTTGAGTGCAGGAGAGGAGAGTAGAATTCCTAGTGTAGCGGTGAAATGCGTAGATATTAGGAGGAATACCAGTTGCGAAGGCGGCTCTCTGGACTGTAACTGACACTGAGGCACGAAAGCGTGGGGAGCAAACAGGATTAGATACCCTGGTAGTCCACGCCGTAAACGATGAGTACTAGGTGTCGGGGGTTACCCCCCTCGGTGCCGCAGCTAACGCATTAAGTACTCCGCCTGGGAAGTACGCTCGCAAGAGTGAAACTCAAAGGAATTGACGGGGACCCGCACAAGTAGCGGAGCATGTGGTTTAATTCGAAGCAACGCGAAGAACCTTACCTAAGCTTGACATCCCACTGACCTCTCCCTAATCGGAGATTTCCCTTCGGGGACAGTGGTGACAGGTGGTGCATGGTTGTCGTCAGCTCGTGTCGTGAGATGTTGGGTTAAGTCCCGCAACGAGCGCAACCCTTGCCTTTAGTTGCCAGCATTAAGTTGGGCACTCTAGAGGGACTGCCAGGGATAACCTGGAGGAAGGTGGGGATGACGTCAAATCATCATGCCCCTTATGCTTAGGGCTACACACGTGCTACAATGGGTGGTACAGAGGGTTGCCAAGCCGCGAGGTGGAGCTAATCCCTTAAAGCCATTCTCAGTTCGGATTGTAGGCTGAAACTCGCCTACATGAAGCTGGAGTTACTAGTAATCGCAGATCAGAATGCTGCGGTGAATGCGTTCCCGGGTCTTGTACACACCGCCCGTCACACCACGGAAGTTGGGGGCGCCCGAAGCCGGTTAGCTAACCTTTTAGGAAGCGGCCGTCGAAGGTGAAACCAATGACTGGGGTGAAGTCGTAACAAGGTAGCCGTATCGGAAGGTGCGGCTGGATCACCTCCTTTCTAAGGAGAATTACCTACTGTTTAATTTTGAGGGTTCATTCCTCAAAATTAGTACTTAATTGTACTTTAGTACTTTGAAAACTGTATAACATTTAGTGATATGACATCATTTTATATATGAAGAAGATAACTTCTAAAAATATCATCGACAAGAAAAGTCTTTAAAATTACAACTTTTAATAACTGGTCAAGTTATTAAGGGTGCAGGGCGGATGCCTTGGCACTAGGAGCCGATGAAGGACGCGATAAGCTGCGATAAGCTTCGGGGAGTTGCACGTAAACTTTGATCCGAAGATTTCCGAATGAGGAAACTCACTTAGAGTAATGTCTAAGTATTGTTAAGTGAATACA comes from Candidatus Baltobacteraceae bacterium and encodes:
- the trpD gene encoding anthranilate phosphoribosyltransferase, which encodes MDFAPLLRRLIAGARLSQTESAEMIGAIFDAELTPAQGAGLLVALACRGEDIDEIIGAARAMRERSLHVEHGLPDVVDVVGTGGDGANTINISTMAALVTAAAGIPVAKHGNRAASSACGSADVLEATGLPIDLAPDRAARMLREAKFTFMFAPRYHPAMKNAAPIRRELGIRTLFNILGPLTNPASASIQVVGVARADLLEPLAAVLRGLGVRRGAIVHGENGIDEVAGDVPTAVYSFGEEGGRRWRLDPADFGIAAPLSAIVGASVEDARHAFLSILGGERSPRAEVVALNAALVLHVVGEEPMKPALEHARSILASGAALRTYERAKELATDG
- the trpC gene encoding indole-3-glycerol phosphate synthase TrpC is translated as MAEDVLKKIYAAKAAHLEREMAREPYEQIRERALATVASRRHLLALLRARSGDAIITEIKRASPSAGLIARDFDPVAIAMTYQRAGADAISVLTESDHFLGDLGFLTAVRAASSLPILRKDFLTVPYQVAQSAAYGADAILLIVSGLSDEQIRAALDEARVYQLDALVEVHDTRELERALALGVEFVGVNNRSLRTMTTDLAVSEHLLPRVPPYVFAISESGMRGHEDIERLRRAGARGFLIGEALMRADDPAALIASLKHVHAH
- a CDS encoding phosphoribosylanthranilate isomerase, with the protein product MSTRIKFCGCSTWADVTLAIDTGADAVGMIFAPSPRGIDSNAAAEIAQRIGTSIVAVGVFVDPSIEDVERARWLFPHLVVQLSGNESPEFVRAVGEPVVKGIHVGEHDGVQELRTLCDRYAPAMPLFDTKVDGMYGGTGRTFPWPVAASIARSRDIVVAGGLTPENVGDCIRTVRPAWVDVRSGIESGGRKDALKMERFVAAVREADEA
- the trpB gene encoding tryptophan synthase subunit beta, with the translated sequence MKPDARGYFGAFGGRFVPEVLIDALESLEREMNRAFADPQFWREYEETLRDFVGRPSPLYTAERYLADRRVPLSIKREDLNHTGAHKINNTVGQALLARRMRKRRLIAETGAGQHGVATATVGAKFGFPVDVYMGAVDVERQALNVYIMNLLGARVHPVTGGTRTLKDATNEAFRVWAAQVEDTFYVIGSVVGAHPYPYMVREFQKVIGIEARAQCLERYGRLPSDVIACVGGGSNAMGIFAGFLDDPQVRLWGVEAAGEGIASGRTAASLAAGSIGVLHGSRSYLLQSAQGQVLDTHSISAGLDYPGVGPEHAFLKESGRASYVPVSDDQALEAFHVFSRAEGIIPALESAHALAFAKELAAERSSDDLILVNLSGRGDKDIAQVRGMQRA
- the trpA gene encoding tryptophan synthase subunit alpha; the protein is MLEALFKRARDAGRAAFVPYVMAGDPDAATTLAVLAALTQSGADAIELGIPYGDPLADGPTVAAAGQRALAAGTTIDSVLELVREHHDRGGAPAILFTYFNPVYHYGISRFAQRTADAGACGAIVPDIALEEGGELRASLAENGLDMPLLVAPSTKPERAKRIAEQSTGFMYVVSRLGVTGAGTQPAIDALRSQIEMLRTFTDTPLAVGFGVSSAEHVRAVARLADGFIVGSALIDAYAGTRGEEAADHVRAFVEPLIAAAKGLCA
- a CDS encoding GNAT family N-acetyltransferase encodes the protein MEHGDIPAVLLLFDAVAAERLWIGTEPGYDREKYQDMFGFSLGNGNGMFVAHTGGQIVGVITEYRHDPYGHTIGMLVDERYRGMGIGRALLDRLVTWARERGIPHIALLVFPHNERALALYRSFGFVEIDAQAARISRASGEAWDAILMRKVL
- the lhgO gene encoding L-2-hydroxyglutarate oxidase, yielding MTYDIAIVGGGIVGLATARELLMRHPHLKLVLLEKEELLATHQTGHNSGVIHSGIYYKPGSLKAKLCVEGRRALWAYCDAKGIPYRSVGKLIVATEERELPLLQGLFDRGVANGIESLEIVDAAGIREREPHCRGIKAIFLPVTGIVDYGEVARSYGDDVRAMGGEIVTGREVRGIERRGGAVALATTHGDYQARYVITCGGLQSDRLARMTGGKSDPKIVPFRGDYLILKPEKRYLVKGNIYPVPDPNFPFLGVHFTPRMNGDIWLGPNAVLAFAREGYSFTTINPGDLLETLTYPGFIKLASKYFSTGMGEMYRDVLRSAYVKALQRYIPELQVSDTLSGPSGVRAQAMMADGTQVDDFVFEGDEGTMHVRNAPSPAATSSLAIGKYISDDADERFQLGTAAAAV
- the pruA gene encoding L-glutamate gamma-semialdehyde dehydrogenase — its product is MTTTLERTTPPFKNEVVKSFADPADAAAMRAALAAVKERFGRHYPLVIDGEKIETEKTIRSLNPARPSQVVGLTSSASKEQANAAIAAAARAFDSWKRTSARERAAFLFEAAAKLRERRYEYDALLVYEVGKSWPEADGDIAEAIDFLEYYAREALRFAEPQPVVPIEGERNEMVYIPLGVGAVIPPWNFAGAIMMGMTSAAIVAGNTVVLKPSSDSAIIAAWFVDLLHEIGLPKGVVNFIPGSGSVIGDLIVGHPQIRFISFTGSKEVGLHINELAARPQPGQKWIKRVVAEMGGKDSIVVAADANLEAAVEGVAVSAFGFQGQKCSACSRAIVDAKIYDEFVSKLKERVAKITVGDPEQQSVYMGPVVNEAALESISEYIEVGKKEGRLVAGGKRVGSEGYFLEPTVIADVDPQARIAQEEIFGPVLAVIKARDFDHALEIANNTEFGLTGSLYTTDDAKIERAREEFFVGNLYFNRKSTGAFVGVHPFGGFNMSGTDSKAGGPDYLLLFMQAKSMSRKLS
- a CDS encoding class I SAM-dependent rRNA methyltransferase, which produces MKELRLQAKADKRVRLGHNWIFSNEVANEHTPLAAFTPGELVRVVDAGRNPVGIAYVNPNALICARILTRDARATIDVAWFQARVTRALALRERLCGAPFYRLIYGESDGLPGFIVDRYGEVCVAQFNTAGALALREPFVTALTGAIAPKGLLLRNTGSTRALEGIEALDQSLGEVPDRIEVIEGDMRISAPLRAGQKTGYFYDQRDNRARLRRYVRSGDAVLDVFSYVGAWAVSALKAGARSVTCIDQSETALHYADENARAIGGEIDGLAGDALDVMQGLHGERRRYDVVILDPPALIKRRKEAAPGERLYQRLNEAALRLLREDGFLVTSSCSYHLAPERLQRAAFDAARTVGRRMQILERHGHAPDHPVHPAMPETEYLKALFLRA